The Athene noctua chromosome 3, bAthNoc1.hap1.1, whole genome shotgun sequence genome includes a region encoding these proteins:
- the OSBPL8 gene encoding oxysterol-binding protein-related protein 8 isoform X2: MKEEGPVRRRFSSCAGISSVFSPRADGRKLVRNASFGGYNELSPALPGFDKGKDDVSQNKEDAAHSMSKSKSESKLFNGSEKDISLSSSKLTKKESLKVQKKNYREEKKRATKELLSTITDPSVIVMADWLKIRGTLKSWTKLWCVLKPGVLLVYKTPKNGQWVGTVLLNACELIERPSKKDGFCFKLFHPLEQSIWAIKGPKGEAVGSITQPLPSSYLIIRAASESDGRCWMDALELALKCSSLLKRTMIREGKEHDLNSSADSTHVSLYGLLRANNLHSGENLPLNDSEIERHHFKDQDMYSDKSDKENDHDHEESDNDGLGKSEESDSDTSERQDDSYIDPEPIDIKETTYLEQSPEELGEAGEAAQTEVVSEENKSLIWTLLKQVRPGMDLSKVVLPTFILEPRSFLDKLSDYYYHADFLSEAALEENAYNRMKKVVKWYLSGFYKKPKGLKKPYNPILGETFRCMWIHPRTNSKTFYIAEQVSHHPPISAFYVSNRKDGFCLSGSILAKSKFYGNSLSAILDGEGRLTFLNRGEDYVMTMPYAHCKGILYGTMTLELGGTVNITCEKTGYSATIEFKLKPFLGNNDSVNQISGKIKLGKEVLAILEGHWDSEVTISDKKTDVSETFWNPTSDIKQRRLPRYTVKFEEQDDFESEKLWQQVTRAINNKDQTEATQEKYILEEAQRKSAKERKLKGEEWMCKLFDQDSVTGEWHYKYADTRPWDPLNDMIQFEKDGTIQTKVRHRTPMVSVPKIKRKPASQKKGECGFSSPEPDNQDSSGSEAQLLKHNTRIRKKGADLGELQSAIESIKETQEDIKRDIMALRNRVTSNSPPMDYHFLQFKHYVFILLVVLLQLIINFLFK, translated from the exons ATGAAGGAAGAGGGTCCAGTGCGACGTAGGTTTTCTTCATGTGCTGGgatttcatctgtgttttctccAAGAGCTGATGGCCGAAAGCTTGTCCGGAATGCTTCATTTGGAGGATATAACGAACTCTCTCCTGCTTTACCAG GTTTTGACAAAGGGAAGGACGATGTGTCACAAAACAAGGAAGATGCAGCACATTCTATGTCAAAAAGCAAG TCTGAATCCAAGCTTTTCAATGGCTCTGAGAAGGACATCTCTTTATCTTCAAGCAAACTTACAAAAAAGGAATCTCTTAAG gttcagaagaaaaattacagagaagaaaagaagagagcTACAAAAGAATTACTCAGCACTATCACAGACCCATCAGTTATTGTTATGGCTGACTGGTTGAAG ATTCGTGGTACCTTGAAAAGCTGGACCAAACTGTGGTGTGTACTGAAACCAGGAGTGTTGCTTGTttacaaaacccccaaaaatggCCAGTGGGTAGGAACAGTGCTCCTCAACGCTTGTGAACTCATTGAGAGGCCTTCTAAAAAAGACGGCTTTTGTTTCAAACTTTTTCATCCTTTGGAGCAGTCCATATGGGCTATAAAG GGTCCCAAAGGTGAAGCAGTTGGTTCTATAACTCAGCCATTGCCTAGCAGTTACTTGATCATCCGAGCCGCTTCAGAATCAGATG GGAGGTGTTGGATGGATGCTTTGGAGCTGGCACTGAAATGTTCAAGTCTGCTTAAACGTACAATGATTAGAGAAGGTAAAGAACATGATTTGAACTCTTCAGCAGACAGTACTCACGTCTCTCTCTATGGTCTGCTTCGTGCTAACAACTTGCACAGTGGAGAAAACTTACC gttaAATGACAGTGAAATTGAAAGGCATCACTTTAAAGATCAAGATATGTACTCTGACAAATCCGATAAGGAAAATGACCATGACCACGAGGAATCTGATAATGATGGATTGGGGAAAAGTGAAGAAAGTGATAGCGACACATCAGAGCGACAGGATGATTCCTACATTGATCCAGAACCAATTGATATTAAGGAAACTACTTACTTAGAACAGAGTCCTGAAGAACTTGGCGAG GCAGGGGAGGCTGCTCAGACAGAAGTagtatcagaagaaaacaaaagtctGATTTGGACACTACTGAAGCAGGTGCGGCCAGGAATGGACTTGTCCAAGGTTGTACTGCCTACATTTATTTTGGAACCTCGTTCTTTCCTGGACAAGCTGTCTGATTACTACTATCATGCAGACTTTCTGTCTGA AGCTGCTCTTGAAGAGAATGCTTACAACCGCATGAAAAAAGTAGTGAAGTGGTATTTGTCTGGATTCTACAAAAAGCCAAAG GGACTAAAAAAGCCGTACAATCCTATACTTGGTGAGACGTTCCGCTGCATGTGGATTCATCCAAGGACAAACAGCAAGACTTTTTACATCGCAGAACAG GTATCACATCATCCTCCAATATCTGCCTTCTATGTTAGCAACCGCAAGGATGGGTTTTGCCTTAGTGGTAGCATTCTGGCCAAATCAAAATTCTATG GGAATTCATTATCTGCCATACTAGATGGAGAAGGACGGCTAACATTCCTGAATAGGGGAGAAGATTATGTAATGACAATGCCATATGCTCATTGTAAAG GAATTCTTTATGGCACAATGACCTTAGAGCTTGGTGGAACAGTCAACATCACCTGTGAGAAAACTGGCTACAGTGCAACAATTGAATTCAAACTCAAG ccTTTTTTGGGTAACAATGACAGTGTTAACCAAATATCAGGGAAAATTAAGCTTGGTAAAGAAGTGCTGGCTATTTTGGAGGGTCACTGG GACAGTGAAGTTACTATTAGTGACAAGAAGACAGATGTTTCAGAGACATTCTGGAACCCGACATCTGATATCAAGCAGCGTAGACTACCTAGATACACAGTGAAGTTTGAAGAGCAAGATGACTTTGAGTCAGAGAA GCTTTGGCAGCAAGTGACAAGAGCAATAAATAACAAAGACCAAACAGAAGCTACTCAAGAGAAATACATTCTGGAAGAAGCTCAGAGAAAGAGTGCCAAAGAGAGGAAACTTAAAGGTGAAGAGTGGATGTGCAAACTGTTCGATCAGGATTCAGTCACAGGAGAATGGCACTACAAATATGCTGA TACTAGACCATGGGACCCTTTGAATGATATGATCCAATTTGAAAAAGATGGCACCATCCAAACAAAAGTTCGACATCGGACACCAATG GTTAGTGTTCCAAAAATCAAACGAAAGCCAGCCAGTCAGAAGAAAGGAGAGTGTGGTTTCTCATCCCCAGAGCCTGATAACCAGGATTCCTCTGGGAGTGAAG CTCAACTTCTGAAACATAATACAAGAATAAGGAAAAAGGGGGCAGACCTTGGTGAACTGCAGAGTGCCATTGAATCTATAAAGGAAACACAAGAAGACATTAAGAG GGACATTATGGCTCTGCGAAATAGAGTCACTTCTAATTCACCACCCATGGACTACCATTTCTTGCAGTTTAAGCACTATGTCTTCATTTTACTCGTGGTTCTGCTACAGCTTATCATTAATTTCTTGTTCAAATAG
- the OSBPL8 gene encoding oxysterol-binding protein-related protein 8 isoform X1, translating into METIPVDGELDRNSHHGDNRDSHGPSTVVTNSDESQLLTPGRMSQRQGKETYFTPTKELLQPSLSPGTAHSYGFDKGKDDVSQNKEDAAHSMSKSKSESKLFNGSEKDISLSSSKLTKKESLKVQKKNYREEKKRATKELLSTITDPSVIVMADWLKIRGTLKSWTKLWCVLKPGVLLVYKTPKNGQWVGTVLLNACELIERPSKKDGFCFKLFHPLEQSIWAIKGPKGEAVGSITQPLPSSYLIIRAASESDGRCWMDALELALKCSSLLKRTMIREGKEHDLNSSADSTHVSLYGLLRANNLHSGENLPLNDSEIERHHFKDQDMYSDKSDKENDHDHEESDNDGLGKSEESDSDTSERQDDSYIDPEPIDIKETTYLEQSPEELGEAGEAAQTEVVSEENKSLIWTLLKQVRPGMDLSKVVLPTFILEPRSFLDKLSDYYYHADFLSEAALEENAYNRMKKVVKWYLSGFYKKPKGLKKPYNPILGETFRCMWIHPRTNSKTFYIAEQVSHHPPISAFYVSNRKDGFCLSGSILAKSKFYGNSLSAILDGEGRLTFLNRGEDYVMTMPYAHCKGILYGTMTLELGGTVNITCEKTGYSATIEFKLKPFLGNNDSVNQISGKIKLGKEVLAILEGHWDSEVTISDKKTDVSETFWNPTSDIKQRRLPRYTVKFEEQDDFESEKLWQQVTRAINNKDQTEATQEKYILEEAQRKSAKERKLKGEEWMCKLFDQDSVTGEWHYKYADTRPWDPLNDMIQFEKDGTIQTKVRHRTPMVSVPKIKRKPASQKKGECGFSSPEPDNQDSSGSEAQLLKHNTRIRKKGADLGELQSAIESIKETQEDIKRDIMALRNRVTSNSPPMDYHFLQFKHYVFILLVVLLQLIINFLFK; encoded by the exons GTTTTGACAAAGGGAAGGACGATGTGTCACAAAACAAGGAAGATGCAGCACATTCTATGTCAAAAAGCAAG TCTGAATCCAAGCTTTTCAATGGCTCTGAGAAGGACATCTCTTTATCTTCAAGCAAACTTACAAAAAAGGAATCTCTTAAG gttcagaagaaaaattacagagaagaaaagaagagagcTACAAAAGAATTACTCAGCACTATCACAGACCCATCAGTTATTGTTATGGCTGACTGGTTGAAG ATTCGTGGTACCTTGAAAAGCTGGACCAAACTGTGGTGTGTACTGAAACCAGGAGTGTTGCTTGTttacaaaacccccaaaaatggCCAGTGGGTAGGAACAGTGCTCCTCAACGCTTGTGAACTCATTGAGAGGCCTTCTAAAAAAGACGGCTTTTGTTTCAAACTTTTTCATCCTTTGGAGCAGTCCATATGGGCTATAAAG GGTCCCAAAGGTGAAGCAGTTGGTTCTATAACTCAGCCATTGCCTAGCAGTTACTTGATCATCCGAGCCGCTTCAGAATCAGATG GGAGGTGTTGGATGGATGCTTTGGAGCTGGCACTGAAATGTTCAAGTCTGCTTAAACGTACAATGATTAGAGAAGGTAAAGAACATGATTTGAACTCTTCAGCAGACAGTACTCACGTCTCTCTCTATGGTCTGCTTCGTGCTAACAACTTGCACAGTGGAGAAAACTTACC gttaAATGACAGTGAAATTGAAAGGCATCACTTTAAAGATCAAGATATGTACTCTGACAAATCCGATAAGGAAAATGACCATGACCACGAGGAATCTGATAATGATGGATTGGGGAAAAGTGAAGAAAGTGATAGCGACACATCAGAGCGACAGGATGATTCCTACATTGATCCAGAACCAATTGATATTAAGGAAACTACTTACTTAGAACAGAGTCCTGAAGAACTTGGCGAG GCAGGGGAGGCTGCTCAGACAGAAGTagtatcagaagaaaacaaaagtctGATTTGGACACTACTGAAGCAGGTGCGGCCAGGAATGGACTTGTCCAAGGTTGTACTGCCTACATTTATTTTGGAACCTCGTTCTTTCCTGGACAAGCTGTCTGATTACTACTATCATGCAGACTTTCTGTCTGA AGCTGCTCTTGAAGAGAATGCTTACAACCGCATGAAAAAAGTAGTGAAGTGGTATTTGTCTGGATTCTACAAAAAGCCAAAG GGACTAAAAAAGCCGTACAATCCTATACTTGGTGAGACGTTCCGCTGCATGTGGATTCATCCAAGGACAAACAGCAAGACTTTTTACATCGCAGAACAG GTATCACATCATCCTCCAATATCTGCCTTCTATGTTAGCAACCGCAAGGATGGGTTTTGCCTTAGTGGTAGCATTCTGGCCAAATCAAAATTCTATG GGAATTCATTATCTGCCATACTAGATGGAGAAGGACGGCTAACATTCCTGAATAGGGGAGAAGATTATGTAATGACAATGCCATATGCTCATTGTAAAG GAATTCTTTATGGCACAATGACCTTAGAGCTTGGTGGAACAGTCAACATCACCTGTGAGAAAACTGGCTACAGTGCAACAATTGAATTCAAACTCAAG ccTTTTTTGGGTAACAATGACAGTGTTAACCAAATATCAGGGAAAATTAAGCTTGGTAAAGAAGTGCTGGCTATTTTGGAGGGTCACTGG GACAGTGAAGTTACTATTAGTGACAAGAAGACAGATGTTTCAGAGACATTCTGGAACCCGACATCTGATATCAAGCAGCGTAGACTACCTAGATACACAGTGAAGTTTGAAGAGCAAGATGACTTTGAGTCAGAGAA GCTTTGGCAGCAAGTGACAAGAGCAATAAATAACAAAGACCAAACAGAAGCTACTCAAGAGAAATACATTCTGGAAGAAGCTCAGAGAAAGAGTGCCAAAGAGAGGAAACTTAAAGGTGAAGAGTGGATGTGCAAACTGTTCGATCAGGATTCAGTCACAGGAGAATGGCACTACAAATATGCTGA TACTAGACCATGGGACCCTTTGAATGATATGATCCAATTTGAAAAAGATGGCACCATCCAAACAAAAGTTCGACATCGGACACCAATG GTTAGTGTTCCAAAAATCAAACGAAAGCCAGCCAGTCAGAAGAAAGGAGAGTGTGGTTTCTCATCCCCAGAGCCTGATAACCAGGATTCCTCTGGGAGTGAAG CTCAACTTCTGAAACATAATACAAGAATAAGGAAAAAGGGGGCAGACCTTGGTGAACTGCAGAGTGCCATTGAATCTATAAAGGAAACACAAGAAGACATTAAGAG GGACATTATGGCTCTGCGAAATAGAGTCACTTCTAATTCACCACCCATGGACTACCATTTCTTGCAGTTTAAGCACTATGTCTTCATTTTACTCGTGGTTCTGCTACAGCTTATCATTAATTTCTTGTTCAAATAG
- the OSBPL8 gene encoding oxysterol-binding protein-related protein 8 isoform X3 produces the protein MSQRQGKETYFTPTKELLQPSLSPGTAHSYGFDKGKDDVSQNKEDAAHSMSKSKSESKLFNGSEKDISLSSSKLTKKESLKVQKKNYREEKKRATKELLSTITDPSVIVMADWLKIRGTLKSWTKLWCVLKPGVLLVYKTPKNGQWVGTVLLNACELIERPSKKDGFCFKLFHPLEQSIWAIKGPKGEAVGSITQPLPSSYLIIRAASESDGRCWMDALELALKCSSLLKRTMIREGKEHDLNSSADSTHVSLYGLLRANNLHSGENLPLNDSEIERHHFKDQDMYSDKSDKENDHDHEESDNDGLGKSEESDSDTSERQDDSYIDPEPIDIKETTYLEQSPEELGEAGEAAQTEVVSEENKSLIWTLLKQVRPGMDLSKVVLPTFILEPRSFLDKLSDYYYHADFLSEAALEENAYNRMKKVVKWYLSGFYKKPKGLKKPYNPILGETFRCMWIHPRTNSKTFYIAEQVSHHPPISAFYVSNRKDGFCLSGSILAKSKFYGNSLSAILDGEGRLTFLNRGEDYVMTMPYAHCKGILYGTMTLELGGTVNITCEKTGYSATIEFKLKPFLGNNDSVNQISGKIKLGKEVLAILEGHWDSEVTISDKKTDVSETFWNPTSDIKQRRLPRYTVKFEEQDDFESEKLWQQVTRAINNKDQTEATQEKYILEEAQRKSAKERKLKGEEWMCKLFDQDSVTGEWHYKYADTRPWDPLNDMIQFEKDGTIQTKVRHRTPMVSVPKIKRKPASQKKGECGFSSPEPDNQDSSGSEAQLLKHNTRIRKKGADLGELQSAIESIKETQEDIKRDIMALRNRVTSNSPPMDYHFLQFKHYVFILLVVLLQLIINFLFK, from the exons GTTTTGACAAAGGGAAGGACGATGTGTCACAAAACAAGGAAGATGCAGCACATTCTATGTCAAAAAGCAAG TCTGAATCCAAGCTTTTCAATGGCTCTGAGAAGGACATCTCTTTATCTTCAAGCAAACTTACAAAAAAGGAATCTCTTAAG gttcagaagaaaaattacagagaagaaaagaagagagcTACAAAAGAATTACTCAGCACTATCACAGACCCATCAGTTATTGTTATGGCTGACTGGTTGAAG ATTCGTGGTACCTTGAAAAGCTGGACCAAACTGTGGTGTGTACTGAAACCAGGAGTGTTGCTTGTttacaaaacccccaaaaatggCCAGTGGGTAGGAACAGTGCTCCTCAACGCTTGTGAACTCATTGAGAGGCCTTCTAAAAAAGACGGCTTTTGTTTCAAACTTTTTCATCCTTTGGAGCAGTCCATATGGGCTATAAAG GGTCCCAAAGGTGAAGCAGTTGGTTCTATAACTCAGCCATTGCCTAGCAGTTACTTGATCATCCGAGCCGCTTCAGAATCAGATG GGAGGTGTTGGATGGATGCTTTGGAGCTGGCACTGAAATGTTCAAGTCTGCTTAAACGTACAATGATTAGAGAAGGTAAAGAACATGATTTGAACTCTTCAGCAGACAGTACTCACGTCTCTCTCTATGGTCTGCTTCGTGCTAACAACTTGCACAGTGGAGAAAACTTACC gttaAATGACAGTGAAATTGAAAGGCATCACTTTAAAGATCAAGATATGTACTCTGACAAATCCGATAAGGAAAATGACCATGACCACGAGGAATCTGATAATGATGGATTGGGGAAAAGTGAAGAAAGTGATAGCGACACATCAGAGCGACAGGATGATTCCTACATTGATCCAGAACCAATTGATATTAAGGAAACTACTTACTTAGAACAGAGTCCTGAAGAACTTGGCGAG GCAGGGGAGGCTGCTCAGACAGAAGTagtatcagaagaaaacaaaagtctGATTTGGACACTACTGAAGCAGGTGCGGCCAGGAATGGACTTGTCCAAGGTTGTACTGCCTACATTTATTTTGGAACCTCGTTCTTTCCTGGACAAGCTGTCTGATTACTACTATCATGCAGACTTTCTGTCTGA AGCTGCTCTTGAAGAGAATGCTTACAACCGCATGAAAAAAGTAGTGAAGTGGTATTTGTCTGGATTCTACAAAAAGCCAAAG GGACTAAAAAAGCCGTACAATCCTATACTTGGTGAGACGTTCCGCTGCATGTGGATTCATCCAAGGACAAACAGCAAGACTTTTTACATCGCAGAACAG GTATCACATCATCCTCCAATATCTGCCTTCTATGTTAGCAACCGCAAGGATGGGTTTTGCCTTAGTGGTAGCATTCTGGCCAAATCAAAATTCTATG GGAATTCATTATCTGCCATACTAGATGGAGAAGGACGGCTAACATTCCTGAATAGGGGAGAAGATTATGTAATGACAATGCCATATGCTCATTGTAAAG GAATTCTTTATGGCACAATGACCTTAGAGCTTGGTGGAACAGTCAACATCACCTGTGAGAAAACTGGCTACAGTGCAACAATTGAATTCAAACTCAAG ccTTTTTTGGGTAACAATGACAGTGTTAACCAAATATCAGGGAAAATTAAGCTTGGTAAAGAAGTGCTGGCTATTTTGGAGGGTCACTGG GACAGTGAAGTTACTATTAGTGACAAGAAGACAGATGTTTCAGAGACATTCTGGAACCCGACATCTGATATCAAGCAGCGTAGACTACCTAGATACACAGTGAAGTTTGAAGAGCAAGATGACTTTGAGTCAGAGAA GCTTTGGCAGCAAGTGACAAGAGCAATAAATAACAAAGACCAAACAGAAGCTACTCAAGAGAAATACATTCTGGAAGAAGCTCAGAGAAAGAGTGCCAAAGAGAGGAAACTTAAAGGTGAAGAGTGGATGTGCAAACTGTTCGATCAGGATTCAGTCACAGGAGAATGGCACTACAAATATGCTGA TACTAGACCATGGGACCCTTTGAATGATATGATCCAATTTGAAAAAGATGGCACCATCCAAACAAAAGTTCGACATCGGACACCAATG GTTAGTGTTCCAAAAATCAAACGAAAGCCAGCCAGTCAGAAGAAAGGAGAGTGTGGTTTCTCATCCCCAGAGCCTGATAACCAGGATTCCTCTGGGAGTGAAG CTCAACTTCTGAAACATAATACAAGAATAAGGAAAAAGGGGGCAGACCTTGGTGAACTGCAGAGTGCCATTGAATCTATAAAGGAAACACAAGAAGACATTAAGAG GGACATTATGGCTCTGCGAAATAGAGTCACTTCTAATTCACCACCCATGGACTACCATTTCTTGCAGTTTAAGCACTATGTCTTCATTTTACTCGTGGTTCTGCTACAGCTTATCATTAATTTCTTGTTCAAATAG